Proteins encoded in a region of the Paenibacillus sp. E222 genome:
- a CDS encoding HD-GYP domain-containing protein, translating to MGLITLSEVKPGLKLGNDVQTLRGNVLFQKGKVILPKDVEVLKAFMIHQVDIEQERTGTSSSGSKASLASSGAGNEKNGERAEKGSSVVSAIALPSLHEEYEKMVGLTKNAFLSSLAAEIPVYELRTQLEALFVHLKQYNVLTFSPRVMQEHDYVYHHAVLSAITSYQLAQWMDLPSKDWMQVAFAGLFHDIGNNKVDPQILHKPSTLTASEQAEIRQHTKYGYQVLKQAKAINEGARLAALQHHEKVDGSGYPLQLSGTQIHIYAKIVAIADIFHAMTLEKIYRKAQSPYLVLEQIQSEAFGKLDPAIVNVFVQRSTQIHNGIRVKLSNNQIGEIVFSDRDHPTRPMVSVEGTIINLMQQRQLHIQEVIG from the coding sequence ATGGGATTAATTACCCTGTCTGAAGTCAAACCAGGACTGAAACTGGGAAATGACGTGCAAACGCTTCGTGGTAATGTGCTGTTTCAGAAGGGCAAAGTCATTTTGCCTAAGGATGTGGAAGTACTCAAAGCCTTTATGATTCATCAAGTGGACATCGAGCAAGAGAGAACAGGGACAAGCAGTTCGGGTTCTAAGGCTTCATTGGCCTCTTCAGGCGCAGGTAATGAGAAGAACGGAGAAAGAGCAGAGAAAGGCAGCAGCGTAGTCTCAGCAATCGCATTACCGTCTCTGCATGAAGAATATGAAAAGATGGTTGGACTGACCAAAAATGCTTTTCTATCGTCTCTGGCGGCTGAAATACCTGTATATGAGTTGCGTACACAGCTGGAAGCATTGTTTGTTCACCTCAAACAGTATAATGTGCTTACCTTCAGTCCACGAGTTATGCAGGAACATGATTATGTGTACCATCATGCCGTATTGAGTGCCATTACATCTTATCAGTTGGCTCAGTGGATGGATTTGCCCTCGAAAGACTGGATGCAGGTAGCTTTTGCAGGATTGTTCCATGATATCGGTAATAACAAAGTGGATCCTCAGATCCTTCATAAACCTTCTACTTTAACTGCGTCAGAGCAGGCAGAAATCCGGCAGCATACGAAATATGGTTATCAGGTACTGAAACAGGCTAAGGCCATCAATGAGGGAGCTAGACTCGCAGCATTGCAGCATCATGAAAAAGTGGATGGGTCGGGTTACCCGCTGCAACTCAGCGGCACGCAGATTCATATCTATGCCAAGATTGTAGCTATCGCTGATATATTCCACGCTATGACTCTGGAGAAGATCTATCGCAAGGCACAGTCACCGTACCTGGTACTGGAACAGATTCAGAGTGAGGCTTTTGGTAAATTGGATCCTGCGATCGTGAATGTATTCGTTCAGCGTTCCACACAGATCCATAATGGTATTCGAGTGAAGCTCAGCAATAATCAAATTGGTGAGATCGTATTCTCAGATCGGGATCATCCTACACGGCCGATGGTATCGGTAGAAGGAACAATCATCAATCTGATGCAGCAAAGGCAGCTACATATCCAGGAAGTCATTGGCTAG
- the gyrA gene encoding DNA gyrase subunit A, whose translation MAEEMNSQIKDRDIGVEMRESFMDYAMSIIVSRALPDVRDGLKPVHRRILYAMSELGMTPDKPHKKSARIVGEVIGKYHPHGDSAVYETMVRMAQDFSLRYMHVDGHGNFGSVDGDMAAAMRYTEARLSKIAMEMLRDINKDTIDFQPNYDGEESEPIVLPARFPNLLVNGVGGIAVGMATNIPPHNLGEVIDGVQAMIKNPDITSMELMDYIHGPDFPTSGYILGRSGIRQAYQTGRGSVTMRAKTNIEENNNKARIIVTELPYQVNKARLVEKIAELVRDKKIDGITDLRDESDRNGMRIVIELRRDVNPGVVLNNLYKHTAMQSTFGINMLAIVNKEPKILNLREVLYHYLQHQIEVIRRRTQFELKKAEARAHILEGLRIALDHIDEIIALIRSSSNTDAAREGLIERFSLSHDQAQAILDMRLQRLTGLERERIENEYNELMVKIKEYREILANEHLVLEIISTELQEIRDRFSDDRRTEITVGEESILDEDLIPREEVIITITHTGYVKRLPVSTYRSQKRGGRGVVGMDTKDTDFVEHLFVTNSHNYLMFFTDKGKVYRLKAYEIPELGRTARGTPIINLIQIEQGESVNAVIPVQEFESDKYLFFATRQGVVKKTPLEDYTNIRKGGLIGISLRDDDALIDVKLTDGQQEIIMGTAHGMSIRFSEGNVRSMGRSATGVKGITLDEQDVVIGMDVVDQELDVLIVTAKGYGKRTPVSDYRMQTRGGKGIKTINVTDKNGSVVSLKMVKTEEDLMIITSSGTLIRMSMEGISTMGRYTQGVKLIHIRDEDAVATVSRIDKNEEEPEDEELLEGAEAANSEGPESTLDEGSVSDAEAEGDDSGSEV comes from the coding sequence ATGGCGGAAGAAATGAACTCGCAGATTAAAGATCGGGATATTGGCGTCGAGATGCGTGAATCGTTTATGGATTATGCGATGAGCATTATTGTGAGCCGTGCCTTACCTGACGTGCGTGACGGATTGAAGCCGGTTCACCGGCGTATTCTGTACGCAATGTCCGAGCTAGGCATGACACCCGATAAACCACATAAAAAATCAGCCAGAATCGTCGGCGAAGTTATCGGTAAGTATCACCCACATGGTGACTCTGCCGTATACGAAACGATGGTACGGATGGCACAGGACTTCTCCCTGCGCTACATGCACGTAGATGGACATGGCAACTTTGGATCGGTGGATGGCGATATGGCAGCAGCCATGCGTTATACGGAAGCCCGGTTGTCCAAGATTGCTATGGAAATGCTCAGAGACATCAACAAGGATACGATTGACTTCCAGCCGAACTATGACGGTGAAGAAAGTGAACCTATCGTTCTGCCAGCTCGTTTCCCTAACTTGCTTGTCAATGGTGTCGGCGGGATTGCGGTAGGTATGGCGACCAACATTCCTCCCCATAACCTGGGAGAGGTCATTGACGGCGTACAGGCTATGATCAAAAATCCAGACATCACTTCGATGGAATTGATGGATTATATTCACGGGCCAGACTTCCCAACTTCCGGTTATATTTTGGGACGCTCCGGAATTCGCCAGGCGTATCAAACCGGACGTGGTTCAGTAACGATGCGGGCCAAAACCAACATCGAAGAAAACAATAACAAAGCACGGATTATCGTTACGGAACTTCCTTATCAGGTGAACAAGGCAAGACTCGTTGAGAAAATTGCTGAGTTGGTACGTGATAAAAAGATTGATGGTATTACGGATCTGCGTGATGAGTCTGACCGTAACGGTATGCGGATTGTGATTGAGCTTCGCAGAGACGTGAACCCCGGTGTAGTGCTGAACAACCTGTACAAGCATACAGCGATGCAATCCACATTCGGGATTAACATGCTCGCGATTGTAAATAAAGAACCTAAGATTCTGAATCTGCGCGAAGTGTTGTATCACTACTTGCAGCATCAGATTGAGGTTATACGCAGACGTACACAGTTCGAGCTGAAAAAAGCCGAAGCACGCGCACACATTCTGGAAGGCTTGCGTATCGCGCTGGATCATATCGACGAAATCATTGCGTTGATTCGTTCATCCAGCAATACAGATGCAGCCAGAGAAGGTCTGATCGAGCGTTTCTCGCTCAGTCATGATCAGGCTCAAGCTATTCTCGATATGCGTCTGCAACGCCTCACAGGTCTGGAACGCGAGCGCATCGAAAATGAGTATAACGAACTGATGGTCAAAATTAAGGAATATCGTGAAATTTTGGCCAACGAGCATCTGGTGCTCGAAATTATCAGCACGGAGCTGCAAGAAATCCGTGATCGCTTCAGCGATGATCGTCGTACCGAAATCACTGTAGGTGAAGAGAGCATTCTGGACGAGGATCTGATTCCGCGCGAAGAGGTTATCATCACCATTACCCATACAGGCTATGTGAAACGTCTGCCGGTATCCACATACCGCAGTCAAAAGCGTGGCGGACGTGGGGTTGTGGGAATGGACACCAAAGATACCGACTTTGTTGAGCATCTGTTTGTGACCAACTCTCACAATTACCTCATGTTCTTTACTGACAAAGGTAAAGTGTACCGTCTCAAAGCTTATGAGATTCCAGAACTTGGACGTACAGCACGAGGAACGCCGATTATCAACCTGATTCAGATCGAGCAGGGTGAATCGGTCAATGCCGTGATTCCCGTTCAGGAATTCGAAAGTGACAAGTATCTGTTCTTTGCTACCCGTCAAGGGGTTGTGAAGAAGACACCACTTGAGGATTACACGAATATTCGCAAAGGCGGTCTGATCGGGATTTCCCTGCGTGATGATGATGCCCTTATTGATGTTAAGCTGACAGATGGACAGCAAGAGATCATTATGGGTACAGCTCACGGGATGTCCATCCGATTCTCGGAAGGAAATGTCCGTTCCATGGGACGGAGTGCAACCGGGGTTAAAGGGATCACACTGGATGAGCAGGATGTCGTAATCGGTATGGACGTAGTTGATCAGGAACTGGATGTTCTGATTGTTACAGCCAAAGGATACGGTAAACGTACGCCTGTCAGCGATTATCGGATGCAGACTCGTGGCGGTAAAGGGATTAAAACCATTAACGTCACAGATAAGAATGGTTCGGTAGTCAGCCTGAAAATGGTTAAGACAGAAGAAGATCTGATGATCATTACTTCCAGCGGTACGTTAATTCGGATGAGCATGGAAGGCATATCCACCATGGGTCGATACACGCAAGGCGTGAAGCTGATTCATATTCGGGATGAAGATGCCGTAGCTACCGTCAGCCGAATTGACAAGAATGAGGAAGAACCAGAAGACGAAGAATTGCTTGAAGGTGCAGAAGCCGCTAACTCTGAAGGTCCGGAGTCCACTCTGGATGAGGGCTCGGTGTCCGATGCTGAAGCTGAGGGCGATGATTCAGGTTCGGAAGTATAG
- a CDS encoding YheC/YheD family protein codes for MGIQRVSSKWTKTAVLQRSRNVNEYIPVTRQYNRQTLERMTELFESNYIKPDRGTYGNGVMRVKTIRIKPHPITDANTSENAVDPLPPSEAEVGAEISVEVPLTTYELRYGTEEKHFHSLDELDLALTERIQNREYIIQQGIPLMKHDGLPFDLRVLTQKNLQRNWETTGILGRIAAPGKIITNIHGGGRLATFNELVRPHFDQDRFQQLRSELYRLGIHTAVQLQRSFPRLKEIGIDIALDEDGRPWIIEVNTLPGIYAFGLLPDKETYRKIKRYARAYGRLPSKKGKTSRTSLKAQASSAKSRTHR; via the coding sequence TTGGGCATCCAGCGTGTCTCCAGCAAATGGACCAAGACAGCTGTGTTACAACGCAGCCGTAATGTGAATGAATATATACCAGTAACACGACAATATAATCGCCAGACCCTGGAACGGATGACTGAATTATTCGAGTCAAACTATATCAAACCGGATCGGGGAACTTACGGCAATGGCGTCATGCGGGTAAAAACCATCCGCATAAAACCACACCCGATTACCGATGCAAACACATCGGAAAACGCTGTTGATCCGCTCCCCCCATCTGAAGCTGAAGTCGGTGCCGAGATCTCTGTTGAAGTCCCTCTGACAACGTATGAACTTCGATATGGGACGGAGGAAAAACATTTTCATTCCCTCGATGAGCTGGATCTGGCGCTCACTGAACGTATCCAGAATCGCGAATACATCATTCAGCAAGGTATTCCGCTGATGAAACATGATGGATTACCTTTCGACCTGCGGGTACTGACCCAGAAGAATCTACAACGCAACTGGGAAACGACAGGTATCCTGGGAAGAATTGCTGCACCGGGCAAGATCATTACCAACATTCATGGCGGCGGACGATTGGCCACCTTTAATGAGTTGGTACGCCCTCATTTTGATCAGGATCGGTTCCAGCAACTACGCAGTGAGCTATATCGTTTAGGCATTCATACGGCGGTACAGTTACAGAGGTCATTTCCAAGACTCAAAGAGATTGGTATCGATATCGCACTGGATGAAGATGGACGGCCATGGATTATTGAAGTCAACACATTGCCAGGTATCTATGCTTTTGGCCTATTGCCTGATAAGGAAACGTACCGAAAGATTAAGCGTTATGCGAGAGCGTATGGCAGATTACCCTCCAAAAAAGGGAAAACATCTCGTACCTCCCTCAAAGCCCAGGCCTCCTCTGCCAAAAGCCGCACACACCGATAA
- the gyrB gene encoding DNA topoisomerase (ATP-hydrolyzing) subunit B, with product MSMNQPSYGADEIQVLEGLEAVRKRPGMYIGSTSAKGLHHLVWEVVDNSIDEALAGYCDHIEVTIHEDNSVTVVDNGRGIPVGEHAKMKRPALEVVMTVLHAGGKFGGGGYKVSGGLHGVGVSVVNALSAKVVVTVKVDGHVYQQEYRRGAPQYDLKTIGTTEETGTTVTFHPDPEIFTETTVYDYETLLTRIRELAFLNKGIGMTLTDERTGVTNSFLYEGGIIEYVSFLNQKREALHENPIYVEGSRDNIQVEVALQYNDSYTENIYSFANNINTHEGGTHESGFKSALTRIINDYARKAGVIKDSTGNLSGDDVREGLTAIISVKIPDPQFEGQTKTKLGNSEVRGIVESLFAEKLQEFLEENPSVSRRILEKGLQAARAREAARKARELTRRKGALEVSSLPGKLADCSSKDASISELYIVEGDSAGGSAKQGRDRHFQAILPLRGKILNVEKARLDRILGNAEIRAIITAMGTGIGDDFDIAKARYHKIILMTDADVDGAHIRTLLLTFLYRYMRKIIEAGYVYIAQPPLFKIERNKVIRYAGSEKERDEIIATLGENAKFNVQRYKGLGEMNAGQLWETTMDPESRTMLQVSINDAMLADAMFDTLMGDNVEPRRDFIQENAKYVKNLDI from the coding sequence ATGTCTATGAATCAACCGTCATATGGTGCAGATGAAATTCAGGTACTTGAAGGGCTGGAAGCCGTACGTAAACGACCGGGGATGTATATTGGTTCCACCAGTGCCAAAGGTCTGCATCATCTCGTTTGGGAAGTAGTGGACAACAGTATTGACGAAGCACTCGCAGGTTATTGTGATCATATCGAAGTTACTATTCATGAAGATAACAGCGTCACTGTAGTCGATAACGGGCGGGGGATCCCTGTCGGCGAACATGCCAAAATGAAACGTCCTGCGCTTGAGGTTGTAATGACTGTTCTGCATGCGGGCGGTAAATTTGGCGGTGGCGGGTACAAAGTATCCGGTGGTCTACATGGGGTAGGTGTATCTGTTGTCAATGCTCTATCAGCGAAAGTTGTTGTTACAGTTAAGGTTGACGGCCATGTGTATCAACAGGAATACCGTCGCGGTGCTCCCCAGTATGATCTGAAAACGATCGGTACCACGGAGGAAACGGGAACAACGGTTACGTTCCATCCGGATCCGGAGATTTTCACGGAAACAACTGTTTATGACTATGAAACTTTGCTGACTCGTATTCGTGAGCTCGCGTTCCTGAACAAGGGAATTGGCATGACCTTAACCGATGAACGTACAGGTGTAACCAACTCTTTCCTGTATGAGGGCGGTATTATCGAGTATGTCTCCTTCCTGAACCAGAAGCGCGAAGCGTTGCACGAAAACCCGATTTATGTGGAGGGATCAAGAGACAACATTCAGGTGGAAGTTGCGTTGCAATACAATGACAGCTACACCGAGAATATTTATTCTTTTGCCAACAACATCAACACACATGAGGGCGGAACGCACGAATCCGGCTTCAAGAGTGCCCTTACCCGGATTATCAATGATTATGCACGTAAAGCGGGCGTAATCAAAGACAGCACAGGCAACCTGTCCGGGGATGATGTACGTGAAGGTCTGACAGCGATCATCTCGGTCAAGATCCCTGATCCGCAATTTGAGGGACAGACCAAGACCAAGCTGGGTAACAGTGAAGTGCGAGGAATTGTCGAATCCCTGTTTGCTGAGAAGCTGCAGGAATTCCTGGAAGAGAATCCTTCCGTATCCCGTCGCATTTTGGAAAAAGGTCTTCAAGCAGCCCGTGCACGTGAAGCAGCTCGTAAAGCTCGTGAACTGACACGTCGTAAAGGTGCACTCGAAGTCAGCTCTTTGCCAGGTAAATTGGCCGACTGTTCATCCAAGGATGCTTCAATCAGCGAATTGTACATCGTCGAAGGTGACTCCGCCGGTGGATCAGCGAAGCAAGGACGAGATCGTCATTTCCAAGCGATTTTGCCACTGCGTGGTAAGATCCTGAACGTGGAAAAAGCACGTCTTGACCGGATTTTGGGTAATGCGGAGATCAGAGCAATCATTACTGCAATGGGTACGGGTATTGGTGATGACTTCGATATTGCCAAAGCTCGTTATCACAAAATCATTCTGATGACGGATGCCGACGTCGATGGCGCCCATATTCGGACATTGCTTCTGACATTCCTCTATCGCTATATGCGCAAAATCATTGAGGCCGGTTATGTATACATTGCCCAACCGCCATTGTTCAAGATTGAGCGCAATAAAGTAATTCGTTATGCGGGCTCCGAGAAGGAACGCGATGAAATTATTGCAACGCTCGGCGAAAATGCGAAGTTCAATGTCCAGCGTTATAAAGGTCTGGGTGAGATGAATGCCGGACAATTGTGGGAAACGACGATGGACCCTGAGAGCCGGACCATGCTTCAAGTATCGATTAACGATGCGATGCTGGCCGATGCCATGTTCGACACCCTGATGGGAGATAATGTTGAACCTCGTCGTGACTTTATTCAGGAAAATGCAAAATACGTGAAAAACCTCGACATCTAA
- the remB gene encoding extracellular matrix regulator RemB, producing MYIHLGGEKIIRSSELVAIFDISIEKSSKISKQYVTHAEQEKTVEHIGEEEAKSIVVTKNIVYYSPISSATLKKRAHIFPDL from the coding sequence ATGTACATTCATCTGGGCGGTGAGAAGATTATCCGTTCTTCCGAATTGGTTGCTATTTTTGATATATCGATTGAAAAATCCTCAAAAATCTCCAAGCAGTATGTCACGCATGCCGAGCAGGAAAAAACAGTGGAGCATATTGGTGAAGAGGAAGCCAAGTCCATTGTAGTGACTAAAAACATTGTGTACTACTCGCCTATTTCCTCAGCTACGCTCAAGAAGCGAGCTCACATTTTTCCTGATCTCTAG
- the recF gene encoding DNA replication/repair protein RecF, which yields MFVNSIDLQQFRNYEHLRLDSFGPVNLLIGQNAQGKTNLAEAIFVLALTKSHRTSRDKELIRFGEERARLAAEVDKKYGSVKLELSLSQQGKKAKINGLEQRKLSDFVGALNVVMFAPEDLEIVKGTPGIRRRFLDMEIGQVAPGYLYHLQQYQKVLVQRNNLLKQLWGQNASAQTMLEVWNEQLVEHGVKIVKKRKQFIKKLQKWAETIHQGITGGGEVLRLAYLPSFSEAAEEDEAVLMDQFMIKLSQMKEQEIRRGTTLSGPHRDDLSFFINDREVQTYGSQGQQRTTALSLKLAEIELIHEEIGEYPVLLLDDVLSELDPFRQTQLIETFQSKVQTFITATGIESLNVDKLKDASIYHVHAGQVER from the coding sequence GTGTTTGTAAACAGCATAGATCTGCAGCAATTCCGCAATTATGAACATCTGAGACTGGATTCTTTTGGTCCTGTAAATCTTTTGATTGGGCAAAATGCCCAAGGCAAGACCAACCTCGCAGAAGCCATTTTTGTGCTTGCACTCACCAAGAGCCACCGTACATCCCGCGACAAGGAACTGATCCGTTTCGGTGAAGAACGTGCCAGGCTTGCAGCAGAGGTCGACAAAAAGTACGGATCGGTCAAGCTCGAGCTTTCTTTGTCGCAACAAGGCAAAAAAGCAAAGATTAACGGACTGGAACAGCGCAAGCTGAGTGATTTTGTCGGAGCGCTTAATGTGGTGATGTTTGCACCGGAAGATCTTGAGATTGTCAAAGGCACACCGGGGATACGCCGCCGGTTTCTTGACATGGAGATTGGTCAGGTGGCTCCAGGCTACCTGTATCATCTGCAGCAATATCAAAAAGTGCTCGTCCAGCGTAACAATCTGCTCAAGCAATTATGGGGGCAGAACGCTTCAGCCCAGACCATGCTTGAGGTATGGAATGAGCAACTGGTGGAGCATGGTGTTAAAATCGTCAAAAAAAGGAAACAATTCATAAAGAAACTGCAAAAGTGGGCTGAAACGATTCATCAGGGCATCACCGGAGGTGGAGAAGTCCTGCGCCTGGCCTACCTTCCTTCCTTCAGTGAAGCCGCTGAGGAAGATGAAGCTGTCTTAATGGACCAATTTATGATAAAATTATCACAAATGAAAGAGCAGGAGATTCGCCGAGGCACAACCCTTAGTGGGCCGCATCGGGATGACCTGTCCTTTTTCATTAACGATCGGGAAGTACAAACGTATGGCTCGCAGGGGCAGCAGCGCACAACGGCGTTGTCCCTTAAACTTGCGGAAATTGAACTGATTCATGAAGAAATCGGAGAATATCCGGTCCTGCTGCTGGACGATGTACTGTCTGAACTGGATCCGTTTCGTCAGACGCAGCTGATCGAAACGTTCCAGAGCAAGGTGCAGACCTTTATTACGGCTACCGGCATCGAGAGTCTGAACGTTGACAAACTCAAAGATGCCAGTATTTATCACGTTCATGCCGGACAGGTTGAACGCTAA
- the yaaA gene encoding S4 domain-containing protein YaaA: protein MNQVAIRTEYIKLDQFLKLADCIPTGGMAKALLQDGLVRVNKEPEERRGRKLYPGDIVEVDGEGSFEVVAQ, encoded by the coding sequence GTGAACCAAGTAGCGATTCGTACGGAATATATTAAGCTTGATCAATTTTTGAAACTGGCCGATTGCATCCCAACCGGAGGTATGGCCAAAGCACTGCTTCAGGACGGACTTGTACGTGTGAATAAAGAACCTGAGGAACGCCGGGGACGCAAGTTATACCCTGGGGATATCGTTGAGGTGGACGGAGAAGGTTCGTTCGAAGTTGTCGCACAATAA
- the dnaN gene encoding DNA polymerase III subunit beta produces MKISIMKNYLNDSIQQVSKAISSRTTIPILSGIKFDVNHQGVTLTASDTDISIQSFIPLEDGDKSVVQVEQPGSVVLPAKFFVEIIKKLPSQEVHMEVKENFNTFISAGATEIQLVGLDPEEFPVLPSIEENQTVSIPGDLLKNMIKQTVFSISTHETTPILTGVLWSLGDNELKFVATDRHRLATRSAMLDNAEGVRFNNVVISGKTLNELSKIVPDQNTLVDIVVADNQVLFKIDRVLFYSRILDGTYPDTSRIIPTSYKTELVLDTKKLSESIDRAYLLSREEKTNIVRMQTMESGSIEISSSSSELGKVREEIEPADFNGEPLKISFNSKYMLDVLKVVESEQLMIAFTGVMSPIILKPLDDSHSLYVILPYRTTN; encoded by the coding sequence ATGAAAATCAGCATAATGAAAAACTATTTAAACGATTCCATACAGCAAGTATCCAAAGCGATCTCGAGCCGTACGACGATTCCAATTCTGAGCGGTATCAAATTCGACGTTAATCATCAAGGTGTGACGTTGACAGCAAGCGACACCGATATTTCAATTCAATCCTTCATCCCGCTTGAAGATGGTGATAAAAGTGTTGTTCAGGTAGAACAACCAGGCAGTGTTGTACTGCCAGCCAAGTTTTTTGTCGAGATCATCAAAAAGCTGCCTTCCCAAGAAGTGCATATGGAGGTAAAAGAAAACTTCAACACCTTTATCTCCGCAGGAGCTACCGAAATTCAACTGGTTGGTCTTGATCCGGAAGAATTCCCAGTATTGCCAAGCATCGAAGAAAACCAAACCGTCTCCATTCCAGGAGATTTGCTCAAAAATATGATCAAACAAACCGTATTCTCCATTTCCACACATGAAACTACGCCGATTCTGACAGGTGTACTCTGGAGTTTGGGTGACAATGAACTGAAATTTGTGGCAACTGACCGTCACCGTCTTGCTACTCGTTCAGCAATGCTGGATAATGCAGAAGGTGTGCGATTCAACAATGTCGTGATCTCGGGTAAAACGCTGAACGAACTCAGCAAAATTGTGCCGGATCAAAATACACTTGTGGATATCGTTGTCGCTGATAATCAAGTCCTGTTCAAAATCGACCGTGTTCTGTTCTATTCGCGCATTTTGGACGGAACTTATCCGGATACTTCTAGAATTATTCCGACTTCGTACAAAACAGAACTCGTTTTGGATACAAAAAAATTAAGCGAATCTATCGACCGGGCTTATTTGCTGTCGCGTGAAGAAAAAACAAACATTGTGCGGATGCAAACGATGGAGTCCGGATCAATCGAAATTTCTTCAAGCTCTTCCGAGCTGGGAAAAGTAAGAGAAGAGATCGAACCTGCCGACTTTAACGGCGAACCGCTGAAAATCTCGTTCAACTCCAAATATATGCTGGATGTGTTGAAAGTGGTGGAGAGTGAGCAGCTGATGATCGCTTTTACTGGTGTCATGAGCCCGATCATCCTGAAACCGCTGGACGACAGTCACAGCTTGTACGTCATATTGCCTTACCGGACGACCAACTAA
- the dnaA gene encoding chromosomal replication initiator protein DnaA: MDSHTSDLWQQILSIIQNKLSKPSFDTWFKATKATKLNDRSIVISAPTTFAVEWLESRYTKLVGSTVYELLGKQVDVKFVIEENKPAEPDPQLPAPTPTVVQEEAVLSMLNPKYTFDTFVIGPGNRFAHAASLAVAEAPAKAYNPLFLYGGVGLGKTHLMHAIGHYVLEHDPGSKVVYLSSEKFTNEFINSIRDNRGESFRNKYRSVDILLIDDIQFLAGKESTQEEFFHTFNALHEERKQIIISSDRPPKEIPTLEERLRSRFEWGLITDIQPPDLETRIAILRKKARAENLDIPNEAMMYIANQIDTNIRELEGALIRVVAYSSLTNQDVTTHLAAEALKDIIPSSRPKMITIHDIQQKVGEYYSLKLEDFKARKRTKAVAFPRQIAMYLSRELTDFSLPKIGEAFGGRDHTTVIHAHEKISQAIKVDQDLYKVINNLTEKIKNPT, encoded by the coding sequence GTGGACAGCCATACTTCTGATTTATGGCAGCAAATTTTATCAATCATACAAAACAAGCTCAGCAAACCCAGCTTTGACACTTGGTTCAAAGCAACCAAAGCGACCAAGCTGAATGATCGTTCGATCGTCATATCCGCACCAACCACGTTTGCCGTCGAATGGCTGGAGAGCCGTTACACCAAACTGGTCGGATCGACGGTATATGAGCTGCTTGGCAAACAGGTCGATGTGAAATTTGTCATCGAGGAGAACAAGCCTGCTGAACCGGACCCTCAACTGCCAGCGCCAACGCCTACAGTTGTTCAGGAAGAAGCGGTACTCAGCATGCTGAATCCGAAATATACATTCGATACATTTGTCATTGGGCCGGGCAACCGTTTTGCCCACGCCGCATCGCTGGCGGTCGCTGAAGCGCCCGCCAAAGCATACAATCCTCTGTTTCTCTATGGAGGGGTAGGTCTCGGCAAAACTCACTTGATGCATGCGATTGGACATTACGTTCTGGAGCATGATCCGGGCAGCAAAGTTGTTTATTTGTCATCTGAGAAATTCACGAACGAATTCATTAACTCGATCCGTGATAACCGCGGGGAGAGCTTCCGTAACAAATACCGTAGTGTCGACATTCTGCTCATTGATGATATTCAGTTTTTGGCTGGAAAAGAATCGACGCAAGAGGAATTTTTCCATACGTTTAATGCGCTGCATGAGGAACGGAAACAGATCATCATCTCCAGCGACAGACCGCCGAAGGAAATTCCGACCCTGGAAGAACGGCTTCGTTCCCGTTTTGAATGGGGGTTAATTACGGATATCCAGCCTCCAGATCTGGAGACACGGATTGCTATTTTGCGTAAAAAAGCTCGTGCGGAAAACCTGGATATTCCGAATGAGGCGATGATGTACATCGCCAACCAGATTGATACCAATATTCGTGAACTGGAAGGGGCACTGATTCGGGTTGTTGCCTATTCTTCGCTGACTAATCAAGATGTAACCACTCATCTAGCAGCTGAAGCACTGAAGGATATTATTCCTTCCAGTCGTCCAAAAATGATCACTATTCACGACATCCAACAAAAGGTCGGCGAGTATTACAGCCTTAAGCTTGAAGATTTCAAAGCACGGAAACGGACCAAGGCCGTTGCGTTCCCAAGACAGATTGCTATGTATCTCTCTCGTGAACTTACAGACTTTTCTCTGCCCAAAATCGGTGAAGCATTTGGAGGGCGAGATCATACCACCGTCATCCATGCGCACGAAAAGATCTCCCAGGCGATTAAAGTCGATCAGGATCTCTATAAAGTTATTAACAACTTAACCGAAAAAATTAAGAATCCAACCTGA